A region from the Achromobacter seleniivolatilans genome encodes:
- a CDS encoding LysR family transcriptional regulator, which translates to MTTYGASRLQGITAFVQAVEAGSFTAAAHRIGLSKSAVGKSVATLEERLGVRLLERTTRRLALTAEGADFYQSCLRVLAELDEAESRAASRRTEVSGTLRISLPVTFGRQWVMPVLCGLARQHPKLALDVAFSDRAVDLLEENIDLAVRLGDPGDSASLSARRLGFQRLVVCGSPAYFVEHGRPTSIDDLAHHDCITFAHGGYLFPWKLLDSEGRSVDVKIKGRHTISDGEALRAVVLDGLGIGQFPTWLVADALRCGTLQTVLAPQGVQGSPIHALWPATRDLAPKIRATVDELLRAFTPVAPWDKGLG; encoded by the coding sequence ATGACGACCTACGGAGCATCCCGTCTCCAAGGCATCACCGCATTCGTCCAGGCCGTTGAGGCTGGCAGCTTCACGGCGGCAGCCCACAGAATCGGCTTGTCCAAGTCGGCGGTCGGTAAGAGTGTGGCGACACTGGAAGAGCGATTGGGCGTGCGCCTGCTGGAGCGGACCACACGGCGGCTCGCGTTGACGGCGGAGGGCGCCGACTTCTATCAAAGTTGCCTGCGCGTCTTGGCCGAATTGGACGAGGCCGAGTCGCGGGCGGCCTCGCGCCGCACAGAGGTGTCGGGAACGCTGCGCATCAGCCTGCCGGTGACGTTCGGCAGGCAATGGGTCATGCCCGTGCTGTGCGGCTTGGCCCGGCAGCATCCGAAGCTTGCGCTGGACGTGGCGTTTTCGGACCGCGCTGTCGATCTGCTTGAAGAGAACATCGATCTGGCGGTACGTCTGGGAGACCCGGGCGACAGCGCTTCGCTTTCAGCGCGCCGTCTGGGATTTCAACGACTGGTCGTCTGCGGCTCGCCAGCCTACTTCGTAGAGCATGGCCGTCCAACATCCATTGACGATCTTGCACACCACGACTGCATCACCTTTGCGCATGGCGGCTACCTGTTTCCGTGGAAGCTGCTGGATAGCGAGGGCCGCAGCGTAGACGTCAAGATCAAAGGACGCCACACCATCAGCGATGGGGAAGCGTTGCGCGCCGTCGTGCTCGACGGTTTGGGCATTGGGCAGTTCCCGACGTGGCTGGTCGCGGATGCGTTAAGGTGCGGTACGCTCCAAACGGTTTTGGCGCCGCAAGGCGTTCAAGGTTCACCGATTCACGCGCTGTGGCCCGCCACGCGTGATCTGGCGCCCAAGATCAGGGCGACGGTTGACGAGCTCTTGCGGGCGTTTACACCCGTGGCGCCCTGGGATAAGGGCTTGGGCTGA